A window of the Desulforapulum autotrophicum HRM2 genome harbors these coding sequences:
- a CDS encoding zinc-binding dehydrogenase yields the protein MTSQYNKYHSIDRAIPEQTLVWNMYGAGEENIGKNGKPELLPIPKPAANQMLVRVDSVGLCFSDVKLIRMGRKHPKLYNRDLTKEPTRLGHEASLTIIEVGEELKGKYYPGQRVAVQPDIYQNGKSTAYGYTIPGGLIQYHLIGPEMLETDEGACLLPITGDMGYAEASLLEPWGCVLASYTQRRRLDPKDGGVMWVIGRPGDGREYEFTKGLAAPATIILTDVPGTVAKLTDKTSATVVVRNKLGPDQYSALAEEFTDGKGFDDIVMLDPRSGETVSAVAKFIMRRGTLNLVGQTPLDSLVNADVGRLHYDYIAFIGCQGPDIGASYGEQRNRCELKAGGTTVFVGAGGPMGQMHVQRAIELPHGPGRVIATEVSDLRLAALQERFGPLAARNNCELLTFNPQTNDKSLHDFVMEATNGQGAEDVVVSVPIADVMAEAGTLMHKDGMLVFFAGVPNGTMAHLNLSAVYMGNAQYTGTSGLSLNDQFQVMDQAAKGTLNPGRSVGAIGGMNVAREGIQAMIDGRYAGKIIIFPQFPDLPLMGLDELQDIYPDIAEKLEPGNMWTAEAEEALFEKYWKG from the coding sequence ATGACATCACAATATAATAAATACCATTCCATCGACCGTGCCATACCCGAGCAGACCCTGGTCTGGAATATGTACGGTGCAGGTGAGGAAAATATAGGAAAAAACGGGAAACCCGAATTATTGCCCATCCCCAAACCGGCAGCGAACCAGATGCTCGTTCGGGTTGACAGCGTAGGACTCTGTTTTTCCGATGTGAAATTGATACGCATGGGAAGAAAGCACCCTAAATTGTACAATCGCGATCTCACCAAAGAGCCAACCAGGCTTGGCCATGAAGCGTCGCTTACAATCATTGAAGTTGGGGAAGAACTAAAGGGAAAATACTATCCAGGACAGCGTGTGGCAGTACAGCCTGACATCTACCAGAACGGTAAAAGTACAGCCTATGGTTACACGATACCAGGGGGCCTTATTCAGTATCACCTGATTGGCCCGGAGATGCTGGAAACCGATGAGGGCGCCTGTCTGCTGCCGATAACAGGCGATATGGGCTACGCCGAGGCCTCGCTTCTTGAACCATGGGGATGTGTACTCGCATCCTACACCCAGCGAAGACGTCTTGATCCTAAGGATGGCGGCGTCATGTGGGTCATTGGACGACCTGGCGATGGGCGCGAATATGAATTCACTAAAGGCCTTGCCGCTCCTGCAACTATTATTCTAACCGACGTCCCAGGCACGGTTGCAAAGCTTACCGACAAAACCTCTGCAACGGTTGTGGTTCGTAATAAACTGGGGCCTGACCAGTACAGCGCACTCGCTGAAGAGTTCACTGATGGTAAGGGTTTTGATGATATTGTTATGCTTGACCCCCGTTCTGGGGAAACCGTCAGTGCTGTTGCCAAATTTATCATGCGCAGGGGGACTCTCAATCTTGTAGGCCAGACACCTTTGGACAGCCTGGTAAATGCCGACGTGGGCCGTCTTCACTATGACTATATCGCCTTTATTGGCTGCCAGGGCCCTGATATTGGTGCATCCTATGGCGAACAACGAAATCGGTGTGAGCTTAAAGCGGGTGGAACAACTGTTTTTGTTGGTGCCGGCGGGCCAATGGGGCAGATGCATGTGCAAAGAGCCATTGAACTTCCCCATGGACCCGGCAGGGTGATCGCCACCGAGGTCAGTGACCTGCGGCTGGCTGCGCTCCAGGAACGATTTGGCCCCCTGGCAGCCAGGAATAATTGCGAGCTGCTAACATTTAATCCCCAAACAAACGACAAATCACTCCATGACTTTGTAATGGAGGCAACCAATGGGCAGGGTGCCGAGGATGTTGTCGTCAGCGTACCCATTGCTGACGTTATGGCTGAGGCGGGTACCCTGATGCATAAGGATGGCATGCTGGTCTTTTTTGCCGGTGTACCCAATGGAACAATGGCCCATTTAAATTTAAGTGCGGTCTACATGGGCAATGCTCAATATACCGGCACCTCAGGCCTCAGCCTCAACGACCAGTTTCAGGTAATGGATCAGGCTGCAAAGGGAACGCTGAATCCGGGCCGCAGTGTCGGCGCCATTGGCGGAATGAATGTTGCCAGAGAGGGTATCCAGGCGATGATTGATGGTCGTTATGCAGGAAAAATTATTATTTTTCCACAATTCCCGGATCTGCCGCTGATGGGACTCGATGAGTTGCAGGATATTTATCCTGATATTGCTGAGAAACTTGAACCCGGCAATATGTGGACCGCTGAAGCGGAAGAAGCACTTTTTGAAAAATACTGGAAGGGATAA
- the pgm gene encoding phosphoglucomutase (alpha-D-glucose-1,6-bisphosphate-dependent), protein MKIHPLAGKVAPKSLLANIPRLVSSYYTHQPDISEPTQRVVFGTSGHRGSSLKNSFNQDHILAISQALCEYRTSQHINGPLFMGMDTHALSEPALASALEVFAAAGVTVMIPKGLGYTPTPVISHAILTTNQNRRQGLADGVVITPSHNPPEDGGFKYNPPHGGPAGDDITQRIADRANEILGHGIDHVKRMPYEKALKAETTHEYDYIGPYVADLAKVVDMQMISASGLKLGVDPMGGATVHYWKPIAERYGISLDIVNPVVDPTFAFMALDKDGKIRMDCSSPFAMQGLIKLKDKFDIAFGNDTDGDRHGIVTKSAGLLNPNHYLAVAIWYLFQNRPAWNPSTAVGKTLVSTSMIDRVAMHLGKKLFEVPVGFKWFVDGLMGAKIGFGGEESAGASFLRRDGSVWTTDKDGIIMDLLAAEIMAKTGRDPGEIYQSLEEQFGSCVYERIDAPATAGQKEVLKHLSAAAITTRELAGEPILAKHTRAPGNQAPLGGLKVVTENGWFAARPSGTEEIYKIYAESFKGKAHLKSIQKEAQSIVSDAFQAAGAS, encoded by the coding sequence ATGAAAATTCACCCCCTCGCCGGAAAAGTGGCGCCGAAATCTCTGCTGGCCAATATCCCAAGGCTTGTTTCATCCTACTACACCCATCAACCGGACATTTCCGAGCCGACCCAGCGAGTCGTTTTCGGGACCTCGGGCCACCGTGGCTCGTCACTGAAAAACAGTTTCAACCAAGACCATATTCTGGCCATCAGCCAGGCATTATGTGAATATAGAACCTCTCAACATATCAACGGACCGCTTTTCATGGGTATGGATACCCATGCCCTCTCGGAACCTGCCCTGGCCAGCGCACTTGAAGTCTTTGCCGCTGCCGGTGTGACCGTGATGATCCCCAAGGGGCTGGGCTATACACCCACGCCGGTCATTTCCCATGCCATTTTGACCACCAATCAAAACAGGCGCCAGGGTCTTGCCGACGGTGTGGTCATCACCCCCTCGCATAATCCCCCTGAAGATGGCGGATTTAAATACAATCCGCCCCATGGCGGGCCGGCGGGCGATGACATCACCCAACGCATTGCCGACAGAGCCAACGAAATACTTGGTCATGGGATTGATCACGTCAAACGAATGCCGTATGAAAAAGCCCTTAAAGCTGAAACGACCCACGAATATGACTACATCGGCCCCTATGTGGCGGATCTTGCCAAGGTGGTTGACATGCAGATGATCTCTGCATCCGGGCTCAAGCTCGGTGTGGATCCCATGGGCGGGGCCACGGTACACTACTGGAAACCCATTGCCGAGCGCTACGGGATTTCCCTTGACATCGTTAACCCGGTCGTTGATCCTACCTTTGCGTTTATGGCCCTGGACAAAGACGGTAAGATCCGCATGGACTGTTCTTCACCCTTTGCCATGCAGGGGCTGATCAAGCTCAAGGACAAGTTTGACATTGCTTTTGGCAACGATACGGATGGGGATCGCCACGGGATTGTCACCAAGAGTGCCGGACTGCTTAATCCCAATCATTATCTGGCCGTGGCCATATGGTATCTTTTTCAAAATCGACCCGCCTGGAACCCCTCGACCGCCGTGGGCAAAACCCTGGTGTCCACTTCCATGATTGACCGGGTGGCGATGCATCTTGGGAAAAAGCTGTTTGAAGTACCCGTGGGTTTTAAATGGTTTGTAGATGGACTGATGGGCGCCAAAATAGGTTTCGGTGGTGAAGAAAGTGCGGGTGCGTCATTCCTGCGCCGGGATGGCTCGGTGTGGACCACTGACAAGGACGGCATCATCATGGATCTTCTGGCCGCTGAAATCATGGCCAAAACCGGCAGGGATCCGGGTGAAATATACCAGTCCCTCGAGGAACAATTCGGTTCCTGCGTATATGAGCGCATCGATGCACCGGCAACCGCTGGGCAAAAAGAGGTGCTAAAACATCTGTCAGCCGCAGCAATTACCACCCGGGAGCTGGCCGGTGAGCCGATCCTTGCTAAACATACCCGTGCGCCTGGCAACCAGGCCCCTTTGGGGGGATTAAAGGTCGTAACAGAAAATGGATGGTTTGCCGCTCGACCCTCTGGCACTGAAGAAATCTATAAAATTTATGCAGAAAGTTTTAAAGGCAAGGCACATCTGAAAAGCATTCAAAAAGAGGCCCAGAGCATTGTCAGTGATGCTTTTCAAGCGGCAGGTGCTTCATGA
- the ptsP gene encoding phosphoenolpyruvate--protein phosphotransferase, with protein MSGNTMKIGVQSFGRFLSGMVMPNIGAFIAWGLITALFIPAGWLPNERLASLVGPIITYLLPLLIGYTGGKMVGGDRGAVAGAVTTMGVIVGSDIPMFMGAMIAGPLGGLAVTKFDQKVHGKIKPGFEMLVNNFSLGIIAMLVALIAYLVVGPVVSIITKALASGVGWIVKMSLLPLVSIIVEPAKILFLNNAINHGVFTPLGAEQAAKVGSSIYYLIETNPGPGLGILLAYMVAGKGTAQKSAYGAAIIHFFGGIHEIYFPYILMKPRLIIAVITGGMVGVGFNMVTGNALVGPPSPGSVFALTLMSTKGMGIVLTLTSIAVSAVTSFLIGSVIIRRDASESDDLEAATAAVAASKSEAKGQAVPMAAGSVRSIIVACDAGMGSSAMGATVLRGKIKTAGLDIEVSNAAINDLKDADIVITQNELTDRARSKLPGAQHFSIDNFMDDSFYDELVAKITQKPEISEKVIPTPAAQQNKTAAEDTLIVNSEQIVLNAQVTNKDDVLELIAQNLSSSGLVSGDYLDALAGREEKISTYLINGVAIPHGVNEAKDQVIQTGVFIVQAPQGVVWNEKGDVARLIVGIAAKGKDHLSLLERLTNVVMDEAVAEQLATTTDKNDILQALNAKEQTPSEQLDDYSVTAEAKVVDSQGMHARPASLISEQAAKFSGTDIRIRNNQKTANAKSMASLLSMGANHGDVLTISAQGTGAEQAVQVLAEMIRQGLDNEEGQSNASYNPLTVLSALPNVQCRLALKGSAASPGITMAPAFRLQARKIKFEEEAQDPKDESKRFSEALAEAARQLDKLKANLQSRAPNEAAILHAQKQLLQDELVLTDSEKFIINGKTAAWSFHQAIEKQVESLRTVDSERLRARIADLIDVRDRVLALIVKAVSATTYPETDFILMAKDLTPSQTAGLQGLKVRGICTELGGPNSHMAILARALGLPALVGLGEGVMENIEDGELIIVDPQASSIYVDPDEATQRNGAKWIEQWEQIRKAEGAQKHKAAETLDGRHIDVVCNIAKPEDAKLVLEDGGEGVGLLRTEFLFESSATEPPIEKQCDALKAIIKELGSRQLIVRTLDIGGDKAVSWLHISHEENPFLGMRGIRLSFKYEDIFKRQLEAIYQTAIWQKESTGSTGLHIMFPMIGKMSEWRKARDIAEKVRLQLNAPKLPLGIMIEVPSAVMIAEHLAKEVDFFSIGSNDLTQYTLAIDRLHPDLCSEADSYHPALVKMVEMTVKAAKAHGKWVGVCGNAAANPSLASLLVGLGVDELSVSPANVGAVKNIIRAVNYTKLQEKAKKALQLESSESIMDLYKTNDDLV; from the coding sequence ATGTCGGGTAATACGATGAAAATAGGTGTCCAGTCATTTGGAAGGTTCTTGAGTGGTATGGTAATGCCCAACATTGGTGCTTTTATCGCCTGGGGATTGATTACTGCGTTGTTTATACCAGCCGGTTGGTTGCCCAATGAAAGACTGGCGTCACTGGTGGGTCCTATTATTACGTATCTGCTGCCCCTTTTAATTGGCTATACCGGTGGTAAAATGGTTGGCGGTGACCGTGGTGCCGTAGCAGGAGCCGTTACGACGATGGGGGTCATTGTCGGCAGTGATATTCCGATGTTCATGGGGGCCATGATTGCCGGTCCTTTGGGAGGTTTGGCAGTAACGAAATTTGACCAGAAGGTTCACGGTAAAATCAAACCTGGGTTTGAAATGCTGGTCAACAATTTCTCCCTGGGCATCATTGCCATGCTGGTCGCCTTGATTGCCTACCTAGTAGTTGGCCCGGTGGTTTCTATAATTACCAAGGCACTGGCGTCGGGTGTGGGTTGGATTGTGAAGATGTCTCTATTGCCCCTGGTGTCAATCATTGTTGAACCTGCAAAAATTCTGTTTTTAAACAATGCCATAAACCATGGTGTTTTCACACCCTTGGGTGCAGAACAGGCTGCCAAGGTCGGATCTTCCATTTATTATTTGATTGAAACCAATCCAGGTCCTGGTCTGGGGATTCTCCTGGCTTATATGGTGGCGGGTAAAGGTACGGCACAAAAGTCAGCTTACGGCGCAGCCATAATTCACTTTTTTGGTGGAATTCATGAAATATATTTTCCTTATATTTTAATGAAGCCAAGACTTATTATTGCCGTGATCACCGGCGGCATGGTGGGTGTTGGTTTTAACATGGTCACAGGTAATGCCCTGGTTGGTCCACCATCACCTGGTTCTGTTTTCGCGTTAACCCTGATGTCCACAAAGGGAATGGGTATTGTTCTCACCTTGACTTCCATTGCTGTTTCCGCCGTCACTTCGTTTCTCATTGGATCAGTAATCATTCGCAGGGACGCGTCAGAAAGTGATGACCTGGAAGCCGCCACAGCCGCTGTTGCTGCAAGTAAGTCCGAAGCAAAAGGACAAGCGGTCCCGATGGCGGCAGGAAGTGTTCGATCAATTATTGTGGCCTGCGATGCCGGCATGGGATCTTCAGCCATGGGAGCAACGGTATTGCGTGGCAAAATTAAAACTGCCGGCCTCGATATTGAGGTTTCCAACGCAGCCATTAATGATCTGAAAGATGCGGACATTGTGATTACACAGAATGAATTGACTGATCGCGCTCGGTCTAAATTGCCAGGTGCACAACATTTCAGCATTGATAACTTCATGGACGATAGCTTCTATGACGAGTTGGTAGCCAAGATTACCCAAAAACCCGAAATATCTGAAAAGGTTATTCCGACACCTGCTGCACAGCAAAACAAAACAGCCGCAGAAGATACTTTGATAGTCAATTCGGAACAAATTGTATTAAATGCCCAGGTAACGAATAAAGATGATGTACTCGAACTGATCGCTCAAAACTTATCTTCTTCAGGTCTCGTCAGTGGAGACTATTTGGATGCATTGGCCGGGCGTGAAGAAAAAATCAGTACCTATCTGATTAATGGTGTGGCTATCCCCCACGGTGTCAATGAAGCAAAAGATCAGGTTATTCAAACCGGGGTTTTTATTGTGCAGGCACCCCAGGGTGTTGTCTGGAATGAGAAGGGAGATGTGGCCCGTTTGATCGTCGGTATTGCAGCAAAAGGCAAAGATCATTTGAGCCTCCTTGAGCGTTTGACCAATGTGGTCATGGATGAGGCGGTCGCCGAACAACTGGCAACCACAACCGATAAAAACGATATTTTGCAGGCGCTGAATGCAAAGGAGCAGACACCGTCCGAGCAACTGGATGATTATTCTGTTACAGCAGAGGCAAAGGTTGTCGATTCGCAAGGCATGCACGCCCGCCCCGCAAGCTTGATTTCAGAACAGGCTGCAAAATTTTCAGGAACAGATATCCGCATTCGAAACAATCAGAAGACAGCCAATGCCAAATCCATGGCATCCCTGTTGTCCATGGGTGCGAATCATGGCGATGTTCTGACAATTTCGGCACAGGGGACTGGGGCGGAACAAGCAGTACAGGTTCTGGCTGAAATGATTCGTCAGGGGCTGGACAATGAGGAGGGACAGTCAAATGCATCCTATAATCCCCTGACCGTCTTATCAGCTCTCCCCAATGTTCAGTGTCGTTTAGCCCTGAAAGGTTCCGCGGCATCACCTGGAATTACAATGGCACCCGCATTTCGGTTGCAGGCAAGAAAAATTAAATTTGAGGAGGAAGCACAAGACCCCAAAGATGAATCCAAACGCTTTAGCGAGGCCCTGGCCGAGGCCGCCAGGCAACTGGATAAACTGAAAGCCAACCTGCAAAGCAGGGCGCCAAACGAAGCCGCAATTTTGCATGCTCAGAAGCAATTGCTGCAGGATGAACTGGTGCTAACCGACAGCGAAAAATTCATTATAAATGGTAAGACTGCCGCCTGGTCTTTTCATCAAGCGATTGAAAAGCAGGTTGAGTCACTCAGAACAGTTGACAGCGAACGCCTGAGGGCAAGGATTGCCGATCTCATTGATGTCCGTGATCGGGTATTGGCATTAATTGTGAAAGCTGTTTCAGCAACCACTTATCCGGAAACTGATTTCATTTTGATGGCAAAAGATTTAACACCTTCACAAACAGCCGGATTGCAAGGGCTGAAAGTTCGTGGTATCTGCACGGAGCTTGGTGGCCCCAACAGTCATATGGCGATCCTTGCCAGAGCCCTGGGTCTCCCCGCATTGGTTGGCCTGGGTGAGGGGGTAATGGAGAACATTGAGGACGGTGAATTGATTATTGTCGATCCACAGGCATCGTCCATTTATGTTGATCCGGATGAGGCAACCCAGAGAAATGGGGCAAAATGGATTGAACAGTGGGAACAGATTCGCAAGGCTGAAGGTGCCCAGAAACATAAGGCCGCTGAAACCCTGGATGGTCGACACATCGATGTCGTATGCAATATAGCCAAGCCAGAAGACGCAAAACTTGTTTTAGAAGATGGTGGCGAAGGTGTGGGGTTGTTGAGGACCGAATTTCTCTTTGAGTCGTCGGCAACAGAACCACCCATTGAAAAACAATGCGATGCCTTAAAAGCCATCATCAAAGAGCTTGGCAGTCGTCAGTTGATCGTGCGCACGTTAGATATTGGCGGAGACAAAGCTGTATCCTGGTTGCACATTTCCCATGAAGAAAACCCATTTTTGGGGATGAGAGGGATTCGTCTGTCGTTCAAATATGAAGACATCTTCAAGCGCCAACTGGAAGCCATTTACCAGACAGCAATCTGGCAGAAAGAGTCAACCGGCTCGACCGGACTGCACATTATGTTTCCCATGATCGGAAAAATGTCAGAATGGAGAAAAGCACGGGATATTGCTGAGAAAGTTCGCCTGCAGTTAAATGCTCCCAAGTTGCCGCTGGGTATTATGATTGAGGTACCATCTGCGGTTATGATTGCGGAGCATCTGGCGAAAGAGGTGGATTTCTTTTCCATCGGTTCAAATGACTTAACCCAGTACACACTGGCCATAGATCGCCTGCATCCTGATCTTTGCTCTGAAGCGGACAGTTACCATCCTGCATTGGTGAAAATGGTTGAGATGACGGTAAAAGCAGCAAAGGCCCATGGTAAGTGGGTTGGTGTATGCGGCAATGCGGCTGCGAACCCAAGTCTCGCTTCACTGCTGGTCGGGTTGGGGGTGGATGAACTGTCAGTCAGCCCTGCCAATGTGGGGGCGGTGAAAAATATTATCCGTGCCGTGAACTATACCAAATTGCAAGAAAAAGCAAAAAAAGCATTACAGCTGGAAAGTTCAGAATCTATTATGGATTTGTATAAAACCAACGACGACCTGGTGTAG
- a CDS encoding LacI family DNA-binding transcriptional regulator, giving the protein MVKIKDVAEAAGVSTATVSRVLANKPHVRPEIQKHVLKVVKELNYRPNRVAQNLRSNTSKIIALVVSDIENPFFQRVSRAVDDAAYELGYIVMLCNTDENPAKEESCLNLLRDENVAGVILSPTQRAIEKFSEMPAMDMPTVIIDRHGKNLAIDSIHIDNVQAAHAITSHLIEHGYRRIGGVFGGNSITGSQRHEGFVRALKDHNIKPATDLIKFASPREEDGFDTTMNLLNMQDRPDAILTSNSLLASGVLLAIRECKLQIPGDIAFASFDDTTCAQLFEPAITVIDQPTYEIGRTATELLIKRIQDPTRSNREVVLKTKLIVRKSCGCK; this is encoded by the coding sequence ATGGTTAAAATTAAAGACGTTGCCGAAGCAGCGGGTGTATCAACTGCCACAGTGTCAAGGGTATTGGCAAACAAACCCCACGTGCGGCCTGAAATTCAAAAACACGTATTAAAAGTAGTGAAAGAGCTGAATTATCGACCAAATCGTGTTGCGCAAAACCTGAGATCAAACACATCCAAAATTATTGCCTTGGTCGTTTCTGATATAGAAAATCCGTTTTTTCAAAGGGTCAGCAGGGCGGTTGATGATGCGGCCTACGAGCTGGGCTATATTGTGATGCTGTGCAATACAGATGAGAATCCAGCTAAGGAAGAATCCTGTCTGAACCTTCTCCGGGACGAAAATGTCGCCGGGGTTATTTTATCTCCCACGCAACGAGCCATTGAAAAGTTTTCAGAGATGCCGGCCATGGACATGCCAACGGTTATAATCGACCGGCATGGGAAAAATCTGGCTATAGACAGTATTCACATTGATAATGTGCAAGCAGCCCATGCCATAACCAGCCATCTGATCGAGCATGGTTACCGGCGAATAGGAGGCGTTTTCGGTGGCAATAGTATCACTGGCAGTCAGCGCCACGAAGGTTTTGTACGAGCCTTGAAAGATCACAACATCAAGCCGGCGACGGACCTGATTAAATTTGCCAGCCCCCGGGAAGAAGATGGGTTCGATACAACCATGAATCTGCTGAATATGCAGGACCGGCCAGACGCCATCCTTACCAGCAACAGTCTATTGGCCTCAGGCGTCCTGCTGGCGATTCGTGAGTGCAAATTACAAATTCCAGGGGACATTGCCTTTGCAAGTTTTGATGATACGACCTGTGCCCAGTTGTTTGAACCGGCAATTACGGTTATTGATCAGCCCACCTATGAGATTGGTCGAACGGCCACTGAGCTTCTCATCAAAAGGATTCAGGACCCGACACGTTCAAATCGTGAGGTTGTTCTCAAAACCAAATTAATTGTTCGAAAATCTTGTGGTTGTAAATAA
- a CDS encoding DUF7713 domain-containing protein: MTSEKKRNCTRCGAPVQPYESIRLPSANGDTLICLKCYNKRVAESFGVEYDYLALHPIIIQDTDGLDHTFHLTVRLMGTMQIMDAFELVDNQPAGYQFSMGEPVASGVFVLFSKLYERMLKALGTKYIYKNKTYDTWLIADQKTVRGHIGCDLASSKEAPLPLIIIDGKGLTWNEFGRMLAAHEGFNFKLQVLDRHHEMP, translated from the coding sequence ATGACAAGTGAGAAAAAAAGGAACTGCACAAGGTGTGGGGCTCCGGTCCAACCCTATGAGTCTATCCGGTTGCCGTCGGCGAACGGCGACACCCTGATCTGCCTTAAATGTTACAATAAAAGAGTCGCTGAATCCTTTGGCGTTGAATACGACTATCTGGCTCTCCATCCAATCATTATCCAGGATACCGACGGGCTTGATCATACCTTTCATCTGACAGTCAGATTAATGGGGACGATGCAGATCATGGATGCATTTGAACTCGTTGACAATCAACCGGCAGGATATCAGTTCAGCATGGGAGAGCCTGTTGCATCTGGAGTGTTTGTCCTGTTTTCAAAATTGTATGAACGTATGCTCAAAGCGTTGGGGACCAAATACATCTATAAAAATAAAACCTATGACACCTGGCTCATCGCAGATCAAAAAACAGTGCGGGGGCATATCGGCTGTGATCTTGCATCTTCGAAGGAAGCGCCGCTTCCATTGATTATCATCGATGGTAAGGGTTTAACCTGGAATGAATTCGGCAGGATGCTCGCAGCCCATGAAGGGTTTAATTTTAAACTTCAGGTTTTAGATCGTCACCACGAAATGCCCTGA
- a CDS encoding anaerobic C4-dicarboxylate transporter has product MLAVIQLLLVLACLYYGARRGGVALGVISGIGLAILVLIFQMKPGSPPTTVIYIIIAAVTTAGILQAAGGMDVLIQIAERFLRKHPARITFLAPYCTFFLTVLCGTGHVVYTLMPIIADISLKNGIRPERPVAVSSIASQVGITCSPIAAAVVAFVTMSSSNNSPVSILQVLAVTWPACMIGIFFAALYSSRRGKDLADDTEYQTRLADPDIKEYMFGETITTLDKKLPKSAKLSVLLFSFALILIGLFAIFPELLPAYGDPAKTIKMSLVIQIVMLLIGGLILLICRVKPTDVVQGTVFQAGMVAVVAIYGIAWLSDTYFGTYIGTMKEAINVMVQAAPWAFAFALFGVSVLINTQGGTVLAVMPLGFSLGIPVAVLVGILPSVYGYFFIPNYPSDIAAMNFDRSGTTKIGKYLLNHSFMIPGLISVVISCTIGYFWAQVII; this is encoded by the coding sequence ATGCTTGCTGTTATCCAACTGCTACTTGTCTTGGCCTGCCTTTACTATGGCGCACGCCGGGGTGGCGTCGCCCTCGGCGTCATCTCGGGCATCGGCCTTGCCATCCTGGTACTCATCTTTCAGATGAAACCAGGTTCCCCACCAACCACGGTAATCTATATCATCATCGCTGCCGTTACCACGGCCGGTATTCTTCAGGCGGCCGGCGGAATGGATGTTCTCATCCAGATTGCCGAACGTTTCCTGCGTAAACATCCGGCAAGAATAACTTTTCTTGCACCCTATTGTACTTTTTTTCTTACCGTTCTCTGTGGCACCGGGCATGTGGTTTATACCCTGATGCCGATCATTGCCGATATTTCGCTGAAGAACGGTATCCGGCCTGAACGCCCAGTGGCGGTTTCGTCCATCGCCTCCCAGGTCGGCATCACCTGCTCGCCCATTGCCGCAGCCGTGGTGGCCTTCGTCACCATGTCCAGCAGCAACAACTCCCCTGTATCCATTCTGCAGGTGCTGGCCGTCACCTGGCCTGCCTGCATGATCGGTATCTTCTTTGCCGCGCTCTACTCCAGCCGCCGGGGTAAGGACCTTGCCGATGATACCGAATACCAGACACGGCTGGCTGATCCTGATATCAAAGAATACATGTTTGGTGAAACCATCACCACCCTGGACAAAAAACTTCCGAAATCGGCCAAGCTCTCTGTTCTTCTATTCTCCTTCGCCCTGATCCTAATTGGTCTGTTTGCCATTTTTCCGGAACTGCTGCCGGCCTACGGTGACCCGGCAAAGACCATCAAGATGAGTCTTGTTATCCAGATCGTGATGCTGCTCATCGGCGGCCTGATTTTGCTGATTTGCCGGGTGAAACCCACGGATGTGGTTCAGGGAACGGTATTCCAGGCAGGCATGGTCGCGGTGGTGGCCATATATGGTATCGCATGGCTGTCAGACACCTATTTCGGAACCTATATCGGAACCATGAAGGAAGCGATTAATGTCATGGTCCAGGCAGCTCCCTGGGCATTTGCATTTGCCCTGTTTGGTGTATCAGTCCTGATCAACACCCAGGGCGGCACAGTGCTCGCCGTTATGCCCCTGGGGTTTTCCCTGGGGATCCCCGTTGCCGTGCTCGTGGGTATTCTGCCGTCGGTCTACGGCTATTTCTTTATTCCCAACTATCCCAGTGACATTGCCGCCATGAACTTTGATCGGTCCGGTACCACCAAAATCGGTAAGTACCTCTTGAATCACAGTTTCATGATTCCCGGCCTGATCTCGGTGGTCATCTCGTGCACCATCGGCTACTTCTGGGCCCAGGTGATCATCTGA